A single region of the Candidatus Binatia bacterium genome encodes:
- a CDS encoding NADH-quinone oxidoreductase subunit I, whose protein sequence is MATRTVTVTRPRPLRQTVIRSFWAIFAGLIVVHRHFLRNLWGFIRRRPTVFTVQFPEQRLIHPHAFRGMPVLVEMDNGKERCVACGLCEWACPTDCITIYPAETEDEIERHPRVFDIDMSRCMFCGLCEEACPEEAIVMSQNVEIGAYSRRGTLWHKRDLLVPADRLRETRFGHIRRSYDQ, encoded by the coding sequence ATGGCAACCCGCACCGTCACCGTTACCCGTCCGCGCCCGCTGCGGCAGACCGTCATCCGCAGCTTCTGGGCCATCTTCGCGGGCCTGATCGTCGTACATCGGCACTTCCTGAGGAATCTGTGGGGCTTCATCCGCCGCCGGCCGACCGTCTTCACGGTGCAATTCCCGGAGCAAAGGCTGATCCACCCGCACGCGTTCCGCGGTATGCCAGTGCTCGTGGAGATGGACAACGGCAAGGAACGTTGTGTCGCCTGCGGGCTGTGCGAGTGGGCCTGCCCGACCGACTGCATCACCATCTACCCCGCCGAAACCGAGGACGAGATCGAGCGCCATCCGCGCGTGTTCGATATCGACATGTCGCGCTGCATGTTCTGCGGTCTGTGCGAAGAGGCCTGTCCCGAGGAAGCGATCGTCATGAGTCAGAATGTCGAGATCGGCGCTTACTCGCGCCGGGGCACCCTCTGGCACAAGCGCGACCTCCTCGTGCCGGCCGACCGATTGCGCGAGACGCGCTTCGGGCACATCAGACGCAGTTATGACCAGTGA
- a CDS encoding molybdopterin-dependent oxidoreductase — MPTITIDGRPIEVAAGSLLLPVALEHGIHIPHYCWHPKLSVDGSCRMCQVEVEGSPKLVIACNTPVRDGMVVRTDTPAVQEARRGVMELLLVNHPLDCPICDKAGECLLQDYSYAYGSRETHTREPRRKLEKRKSIGPRMILDQERCILCRRCVRFCREIARTNELGTFNMGDRTVLDILPDRPLANDYSICTADVCPVGALESKDFHHRLRVWFLKKTPSVCPSCSNGCNITVQHHKGRIWRLMPRRNDAVNDTWMCDHGRLNYGYVQSDTRLRTPLLRRDGRLAPATWDEALAAVADRLRSAATAGGASSVGAVASPHLTNEELFRFAQLLRALNVVHVDVAVRTGAADGFLIRADKAANARGARDMGLRPAAGGHGLPALLDDTTAGTVGVLYVCGPDLTETADPERLARALDRVEYLIVQDVAGGPLAERAQVVLPSLTFAEKNGTFTNHAGRVQRLHRAFAPADDQPADGEIFTRLLNLVTGANRVFDPAQTLEEIATSVPAYAGISLDKIGALGWPLADAAAPQPEAPR, encoded by the coding sequence ATGCCGACGATCACCATCGACGGACGGCCGATCGAAGTCGCCGCCGGCAGTCTCCTGCTCCCGGTGGCGCTCGAACACGGCATCCACATTCCGCACTACTGCTGGCACCCGAAGCTCTCCGTCGACGGGAGCTGCCGCATGTGTCAGGTCGAGGTCGAGGGCAGCCCCAAGCTCGTCATCGCCTGCAACACCCCGGTGCGCGACGGCATGGTCGTCCGCACCGACACCCCGGCAGTGCAGGAAGCCCGCCGCGGGGTCATGGAACTGCTCCTCGTCAACCATCCGCTCGACTGCCCGATCTGCGACAAGGCCGGCGAGTGCCTCTTGCAGGACTATTCTTACGCTTACGGCAGCCGCGAAACCCATACGCGCGAACCCCGCCGCAAGCTCGAAAAACGCAAGAGCATCGGCCCGCGCATGATCCTCGACCAGGAACGCTGCATCCTCTGCCGCCGCTGCGTGCGCTTCTGCCGCGAAATCGCCCGGACCAACGAGCTCGGCACTTTCAACATGGGAGACCGCACCGTCCTGGACATCCTCCCCGACCGGCCCCTGGCCAACGATTACTCCATCTGCACGGCTGACGTCTGCCCGGTCGGTGCCCTCGAAAGCAAGGACTTCCATCACCGCCTGCGGGTCTGGTTTCTCAAGAAGACGCCGAGCGTCTGCCCGAGCTGCTCTAATGGCTGCAACATCACGGTCCAGCACCACAAAGGACGCATCTGGCGACTGATGCCGCGCCGCAACGACGCCGTGAACGACACCTGGATGTGCGATCACGGTCGGCTCAATTACGGATACGTACAGAGCGACACGCGCTTGCGGACCCCCCTGCTCCGGCGCGACGGCCGCCTCGCACCGGCGACCTGGGACGAGGCCCTCGCCGCCGTGGCGGATCGTCTCCGCAGCGCCGCAACCGCGGGGGGAGCGAGCTCCGTCGGAGCCGTCGCCTCGCCGCACCTGACCAACGAAGAGCTCTTCCGCTTCGCCCAACTCCTGCGTGCGCTCAACGTCGTCCACGTCGACGTGGCCGTCCGCACCGGTGCGGCCGACGGTTTTCTCATCAGGGCCGACAAGGCCGCCAACGCCCGCGGCGCCCGCGACATGGGCCTACGGCCCGCCGCCGGCGGTCACGGCCTCCCCGCACTTCTCGACGATACCACCGCCGGCACCGTCGGCGTGCTCTACGTGTGCGGCCCGGATCTGACGGAAACGGCCGATCCGGAACGGTTGGCCCGCGCCCTCGACCGCGTCGAGTACCTGATCGTGCAGGACGTTGCCGGCGGCCCCCTCGCCGAACGCGCTCAGGTGGTTCTGCCGAGCCTGACCTTCGCCGAAAAGAACGGCACGTTCACCAATCACGCCGGCCGCGTCCAGCGACTGCACCGGGCGTTTGCGCCGGCGGACGACCAGCCGGCCGATGGCGAGATATTCACGCGTCTACTCAACCTGGTCACCGGCGCCAACCGGGTTTTCGACCCCGCGCAAACCCTCGAAGAGATCGCCACATCCGTGCCGGCGTATGCCGGCATTTCGCTCGACAAAATCGGGGCGCTGGGCTGGCCGCTCGCAGACGCGGCGGCGCCGCAACCGGAGGCGCCGCGCTGA
- the nuoB gene encoding NADH-quinone oxidoreductase subunit NuoB: MATPTNGSPTEGFLARLRAASGQPLPAGHAFEESFVLTRLADAIQWGRKYSFFPYPFVTACCGMEYFSTAGPRFDIDRFGAALPRFTPRQSDLLMVVGTITHRLAPILRRVFDQMAEPKWVVSFGACTSSGGPYNNYAVVQGIDTILPVHLYIPGCPPRPEAVLDGLIKLQERVQRERADAPMPEIHGSGRTLEAAR, from the coding sequence ATGGCCACGCCGACGAACGGCTCTCCCACCGAAGGCTTTCTGGCTCGCCTGCGCGCCGCCAGCGGACAACCCCTGCCGGCAGGTCACGCGTTCGAGGAAAGCTTCGTTCTCACTCGCCTCGCGGATGCCATCCAGTGGGGCCGCAAGTACTCATTCTTCCCGTACCCGTTCGTGACCGCGTGCTGCGGCATGGAGTATTTCTCGACCGCCGGGCCGCGTTTTGACATCGACCGCTTCGGTGCCGCACTGCCGCGCTTCACACCCCGCCAGTCCGACCTGCTCATGGTCGTCGGCACGATCACCCATCGCCTCGCGCCGATTCTGCGCCGCGTCTTCGACCAGATGGCCGAACCGAAGTGGGTCGTCTCCTTCGGCGCCTGCACGTCATCCGGCGGCCCCTACAACAACTACGCCGTCGTCCAGGGCATCGACACCATCCTCCCGGTTCACCTCTACATCCCCGGCTGCCCGCCACGGCCCGAAGCCGTCCTCGACGGCCTCATCAAACTGCAAGAGCGCGTTCAGCGAGAACGCGCCGATGCCCCGATGCCCGAGATCCACGGCAGCGGGCGTACGCTGGAGGCGGCACGCTGA
- a CDS encoding Hsp20/alpha crystallin family protein, whose product MALPSLVEEIDRLFDELVRRPWSRLRQVAPMAVKAVEDGWLIEVPVSGLQASDIEVELHGRRLTIAGGRRTEHRERQGGRTTARARHAVSLLRTITLPVEVDPEGIEARVEGSTLIIHIRKRGPWRKLIKPTSA is encoded by the coding sequence ATGGCCCTTCCCTCCCTTGTCGAGGAGATCGATCGTCTCTTCGACGAGTTGGTGCGGCGACCATGGAGTCGGCTGCGTCAGGTGGCGCCCATGGCCGTCAAGGCGGTGGAGGACGGGTGGTTGATCGAGGTGCCGGTGAGCGGTCTGCAGGCGTCGGATATCGAGGTCGAGTTGCACGGGCGGCGTCTGACGATCGCGGGTGGGCGGCGCACGGAGCACCGGGAACGGCAGGGTGGGCGGACCACCGCTCGTGCACGCCACGCCGTCTCGTTGTTGCGCACGATCACGCTGCCCGTCGAGGTCGATCCGGAAGGCATCGAGGCGCGGGTCGAAGGTTCGACCCTGATCATTCACATACGTAAGCGTGGGCCGTGGCGGAAACTGATCAAGCCGACGAGCGCCTGA
- a CDS encoding AAA family ATPase: MAETDQADERLTAASPPRELTADEAAYRVPAATLGFRTTAEAGPAADWLGQERALAALDLGLSIRHPGYHIYVVGLAGTRREHTIAALLGELTKSFPRPGDRVLVQNFQNRDRPHAFYLLAGQGRELRRDMQDLVEDLQRLLPETFRKETFEDEKEALAERYGHEGEEIAREMQQRAADKGFMLQAHPQGGVLFIPLKDGRPIEPKDLEALSEEQQADLRRRERELSREMKSMLRRQQALGRRLAREVKAAERRVAADVVGPLIDEIAQRYENDEVQHYLGEVREHILDNLDAFREQQPQQVAFPFPIFVQPENTFVDYEVNVLVDNGGTEAAPIIVEASPTYKNLFGAVERMVDPSGKLVTNFTRIRAGSLLRGHGGCVLVDALDALAEPFVWRALKRALKSQQLEIEAYDPFALFATSTLKPEPMQISTRVVLTGPPELFQLLYFYDEEFREIFKVRAEFGVEVEAERSRDSFVAQVARMTRDEQLPPFTAAAVARLLEYGARTVGDRRKLPSQWDEIADLMRESALWGGREGANEVDRQHVDSALAQRIFRLNRVEEKIRELIRDGVLLVSVDGTRVGQVNGLAVANIGGYEFGRPTRVTAAVAMGAAGLINIEREAKLSGQTHDKGVLIIAGYLRQTYAQDFPLTLSASLCFEQSYAGIDGDSASSTELFALLSSLSGVPLRQDLAVTGSVNQWGEIQPIGGINEKVEGFFATCRAVGLTGRQGVVMPIQNVDGLVLRPEVVEAIGAGQFHLYPIRTIDEGLEVLTGVSAGAPEAPGTIHGRAARRLRQLAEGLREFAARGRNGPEGAPT, translated from the coding sequence GTGGCGGAAACTGATCAAGCCGACGAGCGCCTGACGGCGGCGTCGCCGCCGCGCGAGCTGACGGCGGACGAGGCCGCGTATCGCGTTCCGGCAGCCACTCTAGGCTTTCGGACGACCGCCGAGGCCGGTCCGGCGGCCGACTGGCTGGGTCAGGAGCGGGCGCTCGCCGCCCTCGATCTCGGTCTGAGCATCCGCCATCCCGGCTATCATATATATGTTGTCGGTCTGGCGGGGACGCGGCGCGAGCACACCATCGCCGCGTTGTTGGGCGAACTGACGAAGAGCTTCCCGCGGCCCGGAGACCGGGTGCTCGTCCAGAACTTCCAGAATCGAGACCGGCCGCATGCTTTCTATCTGCTCGCCGGGCAGGGCCGCGAGTTGCGGCGCGACATGCAGGATCTGGTCGAGGATCTGCAGCGCCTGCTGCCCGAGACTTTCCGCAAGGAAACCTTCGAGGATGAAAAGGAAGCGCTGGCCGAGCGCTACGGTCACGAGGGCGAGGAGATCGCCCGCGAAATGCAGCAGCGAGCCGCCGACAAGGGGTTCATGCTGCAGGCACATCCGCAAGGTGGGGTGCTTTTCATCCCGCTCAAGGATGGCCGGCCGATCGAGCCGAAGGATCTGGAAGCGTTGAGCGAGGAGCAACAGGCCGACCTGCGCCGGCGCGAGCGCGAGCTGTCGCGCGAAATGAAATCGATGCTGCGGCGACAGCAAGCCCTCGGCCGCCGGCTGGCGCGCGAGGTGAAGGCGGCCGAGCGGCGCGTTGCCGCCGACGTTGTCGGGCCGCTGATCGACGAGATCGCGCAGCGCTACGAGAACGACGAAGTACAGCATTACCTGGGCGAAGTGCGGGAACACATCCTCGACAACCTCGACGCCTTCCGCGAACAGCAGCCGCAGCAGGTGGCCTTCCCGTTTCCCATCTTCGTGCAACCGGAGAACACTTTCGTCGATTACGAGGTCAACGTCCTGGTCGACAACGGCGGTACCGAGGCGGCACCGATCATCGTCGAAGCGTCGCCGACCTACAAGAATCTCTTCGGAGCCGTGGAGCGGATGGTCGACCCTTCCGGCAAGCTGGTAACCAATTTCACGCGCATACGCGCGGGTTCGCTGTTGCGCGGGCACGGGGGCTGCGTGCTGGTCGATGCCCTCGACGCACTTGCGGAGCCGTTTGTGTGGCGAGCGCTCAAGCGGGCTCTGAAGAGCCAGCAATTGGAGATCGAGGCGTACGATCCCTTCGCGTTGTTTGCGACCTCGACGCTGAAGCCGGAACCGATGCAGATCTCGACGCGAGTCGTGCTCACCGGACCGCCGGAGCTTTTTCAACTCCTGTACTTCTACGACGAGGAGTTCCGGGAGATTTTCAAGGTCCGGGCGGAGTTCGGTGTCGAGGTGGAGGCCGAACGTTCACGCGACAGCTTCGTTGCCCAGGTGGCGCGCATGACCCGTGACGAGCAGTTGCCGCCGTTCACGGCCGCGGCCGTGGCGCGGTTGCTCGAATACGGCGCGCGCACGGTCGGCGACCGGCGCAAGCTGCCGAGTCAGTGGGACGAGATTGCCGATCTCATGCGCGAGTCCGCCTTGTGGGGCGGGCGTGAGGGCGCGAACGAGGTGGATCGACAGCACGTCGACAGCGCTCTGGCGCAGCGGATCTTCCGGCTCAATCGCGTCGAAGAGAAGATCCGCGAGCTGATCCGCGATGGCGTCCTGCTGGTGAGCGTGGACGGTACCCGCGTGGGGCAGGTCAACGGCCTCGCGGTCGCGAACATCGGCGGCTACGAGTTCGGCCGCCCGACACGGGTTACCGCGGCCGTCGCTATGGGGGCGGCCGGCCTGATCAACATCGAACGCGAGGCCAAACTCAGCGGCCAGACCCACGACAAGGGGGTGCTCATCATCGCCGGATACCTGCGCCAGACCTATGCTCAGGATTTCCCGCTGACGCTCTCGGCCAGCCTTTGCTTCGAGCAGTCGTACGCCGGTATCGACGGGGACAGTGCCTCGTCCACCGAACTGTTCGCCCTGTTGTCCAGCCTGAGCGGGGTGCCGCTTCGCCAGGACCTGGCAGTGACCGGCAGCGTCAATCAGTGGGGCGAGATCCAGCCGATCGGGGGGATCAACGAGAAGGTCGAGGGGTTCTTCGCCACCTGCCGCGCCGTCGGCCTCACCGGACGTCAGGGCGTCGTTATGCCGATTCAGAACGTCGACGGCCTCGTGCTGCGTCCCGAAGTGGTGGAGGCCATAGGAGCCGGCCAATTTCATCTCTATCCGATTCGCACCATCGACGAGGGTCTAGAAGTGCTGACGGGCGTGTCTGCGGGCGCACCCGAGGCGCCGGGGACAATCCACGGCCGTGCCGCGCGGCGTTTGCGGCAGCTCGCCGAGGGATTGCGGGAGTTTGCCGCCCGTGGCCGCAACGGACCGGAGGGCGCGCCGACATGA
- the rpoD gene encoding RNA polymerase sigma factor RpoD produces the protein MDRRVERKRESRPKKPGKPAPNAAGTPFEDLADALPHDAAPSDELEGAMSMLGEIDVEAVDPMAEPTLPKDEDKEEWVEEEREERTFAEDTSDPVRMYLQEMGAVSLLTREQEVEIAKQIESGERDVHREVLASPFTITYLLDLAERIKAGEMSERELVDDEAEEEETEEGEGEEPTVRREQEGLILKQLEKLRRMVEERSTVEDAARQRKSHPRTAAQAERRSLQLEKRITKAIDDLQPSRRHLNTIVDKLKRADRYIQQQHEAIVRCEHRSGRAYAELVKIVTKGKADDGRPGGSGSRRTRLSVEQARILVDEIRAAKKKIAEAERDVGLQADALARSLQVIRAGEEKAQDGKKRLIEANLRLVVSIAKRYTNRGLGFLDLVQEGNIGLMRAVEKFEYQRGYKFSTYATWWIRQSVSRAIADQARTIRIPVHMIETINKVVRSSRYLVQQLGREPTPEEIAGKMEMPLDKVRKVLRIVKEPVSLETPIGDEEESSLGDFVEDRQTVSPADAAVYTSLEEQTRKVLATLTPREEQILRMRFGIGEKSDYTLEEVGQRFAVTRERIRQIEAKALRKLRHPSRAKSIEAFVGN, from the coding sequence ATGGACCGACGCGTGGAACGTAAGCGGGAGTCCCGTCCGAAGAAGCCGGGGAAACCGGCTCCGAATGCGGCGGGTACGCCATTCGAAGATCTGGCTGACGCGCTGCCGCACGACGCGGCCCCGAGCGACGAGCTCGAGGGGGCCATGTCGATGCTGGGAGAGATCGACGTCGAGGCGGTCGACCCGATGGCAGAGCCGACGCTGCCGAAAGACGAAGACAAGGAAGAATGGGTCGAAGAGGAACGTGAGGAGCGGACATTTGCCGAGGATACATCCGATCCGGTCCGGATGTATCTCCAGGAAATGGGTGCGGTATCCCTTCTGACACGCGAGCAGGAGGTCGAGATCGCCAAACAGATAGAGTCGGGGGAACGTGACGTCCATCGCGAGGTCCTCGCCTCCCCCTTCACGATCACTTACCTGCTCGACCTTGCCGAGCGCATTAAGGCCGGCGAAATGTCCGAGCGCGAACTGGTCGACGACGAGGCCGAGGAAGAAGAGACCGAGGAGGGCGAAGGCGAAGAGCCGACGGTGCGCCGGGAGCAGGAGGGGCTCATCCTCAAGCAACTCGAGAAGCTGCGGCGTATGGTGGAGGAACGTTCGACGGTCGAAGATGCCGCGCGCCAGCGCAAGTCGCACCCGCGTACCGCAGCCCAGGCCGAGCGGCGCAGCCTCCAACTGGAGAAACGCATCACGAAGGCGATCGACGATCTGCAACCCAGCCGCCGCCATCTGAACACCATCGTCGACAAGCTCAAACGTGCGGACCGGTACATTCAGCAACAGCATGAAGCCATTGTGCGGTGCGAGCACCGATCTGGCCGCGCTTACGCCGAACTCGTGAAGATCGTAACGAAGGGCAAGGCGGACGACGGCCGGCCCGGCGGGAGCGGCAGCCGGAGGACGAGGTTGTCGGTCGAACAAGCCCGTATTCTCGTTGACGAGATTCGCGCGGCAAAAAAGAAGATAGCCGAAGCCGAACGTGACGTAGGATTGCAGGCCGACGCGTTGGCGCGGTCGTTGCAAGTCATCCGGGCAGGGGAAGAAAAAGCTCAAGACGGAAAGAAGCGGCTGATCGAGGCTAATCTGCGTCTCGTCGTCAGTATCGCCAAACGGTACACGAACCGCGGTCTCGGGTTCCTCGATCTGGTGCAGGAAGGCAACATCGGGCTCATGCGTGCGGTCGAGAAATTCGAATACCAGCGGGGCTACAAGTTCTCGACGTATGCCACCTGGTGGATTCGCCAATCCGTAAGCCGTGCGATCGCCGATCAGGCAAGGACCATCCGCATCCCGGTTCACATGATCGAGACCATCAACAAGGTCGTGCGGTCGTCGCGGTATCTGGTTCAGCAACTTGGCCGCGAGCCTACCCCCGAAGAGATCGCGGGCAAGATGGAGATGCCGCTCGACAAGGTCCGTAAGGTGCTCCGCATCGTCAAAGAGCCGGTGTCGCTGGAGACGCCGATCGGCGACGAAGAGGAGAGTTCGCTTGGGGACTTCGTCGAGGACCGGCAGACGGTCTCGCCTGCGGACGCGGCGGTGTACACGAGTTTGGAGGAGCAGACGCGCAAGGTGCTCGCCACGCTGACGCCTCGCGAGGAGCAGATCCTGCGGATGCGGTTCGGGATCGGCGAAAAATCGGATTACACCCTGGAAGAAGTCGGCCAGCGTTTCGCGGTGACTCGCGAACGCATCCGGCAAATCGAAGCCAAGGCGCTTCGTAAGCTCCGGCACCCAAGCCGGGCGAAGTCGATCGAAGCGTTCGTTGGGAACTGA
- a CDS encoding GTPase encodes MSRILILGAAGRDFHNFNVVYRDDPRVTVVAFTAAQIPGIGRRRYPASLAGGRYPAGIPIADEADLERLCREGNVDEVVFAYSDVAHASVMHLASRVLAVGADFTLLGPSRTMLPASVPVVAVSAVRTGCGKSQTARWLSGWLRGRGRQVAVLRHPMPYGDLERQRVQRFATRADLDAAQCTAEEREEYEPHLAAGNVVFAGVDYAAIVAAAESAADIIVWDGGNNDFPLLRPSLHVVVADALRPGQATLFHPGEAVLRMADVVVVNKVDAAVAADVQQVVDEVRSVNPRATVVRAASPVRLDDAAAVCGRRVLVVEDAPTVTHGGMAYGAGYVAAMAVGAAAIVDPRASAAPAIAAVYAQYPHIGHVLPALGYGAEQLAALRETILASDAEVVVSATPIDLAALIALDRPVVRARYDYADAGDPTLASVVEEFLARSAERVGGRTREAGTDA; translated from the coding sequence ATGTCCCGCATCCTGATCCTTGGCGCTGCCGGTCGCGACTTTCACAACTTCAACGTTGTCTATCGCGACGACCCGAGAGTCACCGTCGTCGCCTTCACGGCGGCGCAGATCCCCGGTATTGGCCGGCGCCGCTATCCGGCATCGTTGGCGGGCGGGCGCTATCCGGCGGGCATTCCCATCGCGGACGAAGCCGATCTGGAGCGGCTGTGCCGGGAAGGGAATGTCGACGAGGTGGTGTTCGCCTACAGCGATGTGGCGCACGCCAGTGTGATGCACCTCGCCTCGCGGGTTCTGGCGGTTGGCGCCGATTTCACGCTGCTCGGTCCGTCGCGCACCATGTTGCCGGCGAGCGTTCCGGTAGTGGCCGTGTCCGCGGTGCGCACGGGCTGCGGTAAGTCGCAGACGGCGCGCTGGTTGAGCGGCTGGCTGCGGGGCCGCGGCCGGCAGGTCGCCGTGCTGCGTCACCCGATGCCGTATGGGGATCTCGAGCGGCAACGCGTGCAGCGCTTCGCTACTCGCGCCGACCTCGACGCCGCACAGTGCACGGCCGAGGAACGCGAAGAGTACGAGCCGCACCTGGCCGCCGGTAACGTCGTTTTTGCCGGCGTCGATTACGCAGCGATCGTCGCAGCGGCCGAGTCCGCCGCGGATATCATCGTCTGGGACGGCGGGAACAACGACTTCCCGCTGCTGCGGCCCTCGCTTCACGTCGTGGTTGCCGACGCCCTGCGTCCCGGCCAGGCCACGCTGTTCCATCCCGGCGAAGCCGTTCTGCGCATGGCGGACGTGGTGGTGGTGAACAAGGTCGACGCCGCCGTCGCCGCCGACGTACAGCAGGTGGTCGACGAGGTTCGTAGCGTCAACCCACGGGCGACGGTGGTGCGCGCCGCATCGCCGGTGCGTCTTGACGATGCGGCCGCCGTGTGCGGCCGGCGCGTGCTGGTGGTCGAGGACGCCCCGACCGTCACCCACGGCGGCATGGCGTACGGGGCGGGGTACGTTGCGGCCATGGCGGTGGGGGCGGCGGCGATAGTGGACCCCCGGGCGAGCGCGGCGCCGGCAATCGCGGCCGTTTATGCACAGTATCCGCACATCGGTCATGTGTTGCCCGCGCTCGGTTATGGTGCGGAACAACTCGCCGCGCTGCGCGAAACGATCCTCGCATCGGATGCTGAAGTGGTCGTCAGCGCCACGCCGATCGATCTGGCGGCGTTGATCGCACTCGATCGTCCCGTGGTACGGGCACGGTACGACTACGCCGACGCGGGCGATCCAACCCTGGCGAGCGTTGTCGAGGAGTTTCTCGCGCGGTCTGCCGAGAGGGTCGGGGGGCGCACTCGCGAGGCTGGTACGGATGCGTGA